A region of the Falco rusticolus isolate bFalRus1 chromosome 6, bFalRus1.pri, whole genome shotgun sequence genome:
GTTAGAAAATTTAAGAATTACAGCTTGAGGTCAGGAAACCAAGAACATGAATGAGATACATGTAAGCAGATGGTTTGCTGTGAAATTATACTGCATGAAGGAGGGTAATAGAGCCAGTCCTAAGCTGCCATGCAACTGCAAGCCCTGCATGCCTCCCTTCTGTATTAGCCTTTCTTCTTTAGTTACAATTATTTCTGTGCACTTCTAAAGCTTCtaagtatttttcagatttttttttttaattaattaaacaatAAGCCTGTATGCTTGTATAGTTGTGTATTTATCTGAAAGTTTCAGGTCATGTTGTCCTTTCCCTCTATACTATATACTATTCATAGTTCTTGGGCCAGTCGGTGTCCACCGAGGAGTTTCACTTTCCCAGCCAGACCAAAAGTGTGCAAACCAAGTTACATTTGACAAGGGTGTACTGTTATCTATGACAGAGCATAAGACTACAAGTATTCTGCAATCCAAGAAACTGAAGTTGCTGTCATTAACAAGGCAAATGTAGTTACTTGTCAATGCCGTTACTAACGTGCAAAGAAACGCTCTGTTCATTTAGTAGGAGCTTTAGGAGGCTGAGTGCAGGAGGACACGCGCAGAGCGGCGGCTGCTCACCCACTGCTGCGGGCACCGGGACTCGAAGGACAGCCGCAGCTTCTCACACTTGCTGGCATCGTCTGCGTGCCTATCCAAGCACTGCCAGAACTCGTCCCGGGCCCCCCAGCAGGCCTTCCTCTCCTCCATCGTTGGTGCCGACATCTTCGCTACCGACCTGAACACAAACAGTGGTTGTCCGAGCGCGCCTcgccccatcctgctgctgccccggGCCGGCTGTGAGCTTCACCGCGCCCCGACACGGCCCTGCCTGCGCTCCCAAGGCACCGGGGGCATCACGGAACCACTGCGGTAGGAAGGTCATCAGGTCCGGCCGctaccccagccctgccaagcccaGCACTAACCCACGGCCCTCAGCACTGCATCCACGCGGGCTCtaaacacctccaaggatggtgacggcaccacctccctaggcagcctgtcCCAACGCTTCACCACCCTTCccgtgaagaaattttcccgatacccaacctaaacctcccccggCGCAACgtgaggccgtttcctctcgtcctgtcgctCGTTATccgggagaagagaccgacccccgcTGCCTACGGCCCCTGTCAGGTGGCTGCGGAAAGCGATCAGGCCTCCCCCTCGGGGAAGGGGGTGCCTGAGCGCACCGTCCGCAGCCGCGGGAGGGAAGGCCCCGGACCGCGCACGGCACCGCACTCACCCTGCCCGGCTAAGGTCGCGGCCCCGGAAGCAGTACGGCGCGGTCCCTGCTGCGCAGGCGCGGCCCGGCGGCCCCGGGTGCGATTGGTCCGCGGGCTGGTTGTCCCGCCCCGGTCGCCGTGGGGGCGGGACCGCGGGTGCTCATCGGGGGCAGGTGCCGGCCGGGGGCAGCCCCTCAGGGGCGCCCTGCCCCGCCCTTCCCTGCCGCGGCCTCTCGGTGGGCGGCGAGGGCCGTCCGTTTGCGGAAGGCGCGTTCAAAACCCCAGAGACAGAGGGGGTTTCGCGGCGGCCTGTGCGCAGCTGTGCCGGCCTCGCAGGGCCGCCCTGGGGAGATTTCTTGTGATAGACCCTGTCGCTGCGTCAAGCTGGTgataaaaacaaggaagaagaaCGGGGTTGCCTCAGTAGAAGAAAAATTTGCCCGTAGCGAGGGCCATAAAATACTGCTAGAAGTCTGGGGGCCGGCTGCGTGGGCAGCTGGTGAgctcagcctggcagcagcGCCAGGCCCGAGGCCTGCAGGGCTGGTAGGCAGCATCCAGGAGCAAGCTCggtttccttattttatttggaatttgATGGGGCTTCCCTGTGCTGGTCCCTGTAGCCAGGGAGCCGATAATCCTTCCTGTTATGCATCGGCTGCCTGGGAGCGTGGAGCAGTTTTCCAGTTTCCAAAGCTGTGGTGCATGTTTCCATAGTCACGTGCCCCAGCATTGGGAAGGGTGGTGTTTTTCCATCTGGGAAGAGGCAAACTCTGCCAGTGCTGAGCCCCTagcagccccggggccggcggctTCGCCAGCAGCTTGTGGCCAGCCAGCGCTCCAGGTGTGCGAGGCTGCTCGGCACCCGGTCGGGGAGCGTGTCTAGGTGTTGAACTTGAGCTGGATTTCTTCCTCATGGAGTGGTAATGGTTGTGGCTGGTGAGCCTGCTTTCCTGGCTCTCCCTGGGGGTGGCTCACTTGTCCTGGTACAAGGAAAGGTATTTCAAGGGAAAACCAAGGATTTGCACTTCTTCAACAGTGCTCCCTGTAAGCCAGCCAGATCTGGAGGGGATTTTATTCATCAAAATGCCTAACCAGCCCCTTGGAAGGGATACTTTTGTGGAGCAAAGTGAACGCGACTGCTGGTGGATACTGTACGGTATATAACACAGTCTGTGTTCTTGTCCCTGCCTGTTTGCTTAACCGCCTTCTGTTTGCCAGACTATGATAGGTAAGAGAAGTgcagtaatttaatttctaatgaaaCAGGGGGTTTAATGTGAGTGGAAGTCACTATAAAAGTAGaatttcaattatatttttctgttgaaaagaaTTAATATTGATGTAAATTTATATTACGGCTTTCTTATGACCCTTTTGCACTCATGCTTTTGTGAAGCAAGCTTTTACAAGTGTGaatattgcaaagaaaattaatgttaagTCTCAAGACTGAAACATAATAATAGGAAATGTCAGTTGTATTTTAGCTTTCAAAATTTATGGTGCGTGTAGTGTTTTTTGGTTACTGCATTCATGAAACAGAGAGGATAACGGTGGTTACATATAATTAATCACAAAGCCCAAACAGCACATCTGGGATATTTGTGATAAATAGTTTATTCTTTAATGACTTGTAGATCAAGAAATACTCACTGGA
Encoded here:
- the LOC119149877 gene encoding cytochrome c oxidase assembly factor 6 homolog → MSAPTMEERKACWGARDEFWQCLDRHADDASKCEKLRLSFESRCPQQWVKYFDKRRDFLKYKRKLETEGYHPPEAAGKS